A genomic segment from Alteribacillus bidgolensis encodes:
- a CDS encoding cation diffusion facilitator family transporter: MENYEEQRYKMVRVGALVGIFGNIFLALLKGIVGWAAESRALIADAVHSASDVVGSVAVLIGIRAAKLPPDKDHPYGHGKAETVTSIIVAVLLFIVGFEIGLDAVKDAGHTIVIPKPAALYAVVFSILLKEIMFRYKHFLGKKYRSEALLTDAWHHRSDVFSSLAALLGIGASIIGDQLGISWLLYGDLAAGLFVAVLIMKMAWKLGEESIHNALDHVLHPEDTVKMREQAEQINGVIQIDEFFAREHGHYVIVDIKIAVDPGITVEEGHAIGKKVKEKLLQNEHIKDVFIHINPYEG; this comes from the coding sequence ATGGAAAACTATGAGGAACAGCGTTATAAAATGGTAAGAGTCGGAGCCCTGGTCGGTATTTTCGGTAACATTTTCCTGGCATTACTAAAAGGAATCGTTGGGTGGGCAGCAGAAAGCAGGGCATTAATTGCAGACGCAGTTCATTCTGCTTCAGATGTAGTAGGTTCTGTTGCTGTGTTAATAGGAATACGTGCAGCGAAGCTCCCGCCCGATAAAGATCATCCATATGGTCACGGGAAAGCAGAAACTGTAACATCTATTATTGTTGCTGTTTTACTTTTTATCGTAGGTTTCGAAATTGGTTTAGATGCGGTAAAGGATGCAGGTCATACTATTGTTATACCTAAGCCGGCAGCATTGTATGCTGTAGTTTTTTCTATTCTATTAAAAGAAATAATGTTTCGTTACAAGCATTTCTTGGGAAAAAAATATAGAAGTGAGGCACTTTTAACAGATGCATGGCATCATCGCTCAGATGTGTTTTCATCATTAGCTGCACTGTTAGGTATTGGCGCCTCTATTATAGGGGATCAATTAGGCATTTCCTGGTTATTATACGGCGATTTGGCTGCTGGTTTATTTGTAGCTGTATTAATTATGAAAATGGCGTGGAAATTAGGAGAAGAATCTATTCACAATGCACTTGATCATGTATTACACCCAGAAGATACTGTTAAAATGCGGGAACAAGCTGAACAAATAAATGGTGTAATACAGATTGATGAATTTTTTGCAAGAGAACATGGTCACTATGTCATCGTGGATATAAAAATTGCGGTGGACCCTGGTATCACAGTGGAAGAAGGACACGCCATCGGAAAAAAGGTGAAAGAAAAACTTTTACAAAATGAACACATAAAAGATGTTTTTATTCACATAAATCCATACGAAGGCTAA
- a CDS encoding LapA family protein — MRGQSALILGFIAALVIAVFAVINVDGVEVNYLFGSAEWPLILVILGSVVMGAVIVGSLGMIRVYRLQQEVKLWKKRAEHSTREQENARGSVEENSDSIKKGAASKPK; from the coding sequence ATGAGGGGACAATCCGCGTTAATATTAGGATTTATTGCTGCTCTGGTTATCGCTGTTTTTGCAGTAATTAATGTTGATGGTGTAGAAGTAAACTATTTGTTTGGTTCTGCTGAATGGCCCTTAATTTTAGTGATACTTGGTTCTGTAGTGATGGGGGCTGTTATAGTTGGTTCTCTAGGTATGATTCGAGTATATCGATTGCAGCAGGAAGTGAAACTCTGGAAGAAAAGAGCAGAACATTCTACAAGAGAGCAGGAAAATGCAAGAGGATCAGTTGAAGAAAACTCCGATTCCATTAAAAAAGGTGCGGCTTCCAAACCAAAATAA
- the recJ gene encoding single-stranded-DNA-specific exonuclease RecJ has protein sequence MLRPKTRWECTEEEFNGNEELQQEMNLSSLTSKILWTRGYKSIDEAKQFLNTDISQTHDPFLMDGMQQAVDRIRQAVQNEEKILVFGDYDADGVSSTTIMIMLLKELKANFGWYIPNRFTEGYGPNIPALKTASEEGASLVITVDTGIAAVSEIRAATEMGLEVIVTDHHEPPPELPEAYSIVNPKKPGCQYPFKELAGAGIALKVAHAVLGYFPKHMLDIFTLGTISDLVPLLDENRAMVKTGLKELTFSQKPGIQALKSICGIDGEDIQEDHVGFAMGPRINAAGRMEAADPAVHLLTAQNLEEAKEWAHVIDELNKERQQIVNEMTKEAIEEVETNFPLDENKVIVIGKKGWNPGVIGITASRLTERFYRPVIVLAIDGETGEAKGSARSIEGFDMFKQLSKNRDLLPHFGGHPMAAGLTMSMHDIEELRSRLCKQAEEDVEESAFIPMTKIDLPIALQEVTVSSLEEMSKLAPFGVGNPKPIFIIKDTEITSKRKIGSERNHLKMELGWETVRLDCIGFRLGHLEDELTEKATVSAVGELSINEWNGFRKPQLFLKDVAVNTWQLFDKRKNRKSLEEQINQLPDEETAVLIFQDSTYSTLLPILQNKQVLYNTKEKEEKISAAYVVIADMPSCMSELADHLARVNNVERLYAFFEEKNELYFQPTPTRDDFKWYYAFLKKRETFDVQKHGDELARRKGWLSASVTFMTEVFFELDFVTMNNGVVTINKSPSKKDLTNSLYYQKHIQKKQAEQELLYSSYNELKEKLEPYISDVSLKNDLKEKVGNGF, from the coding sequence ATGTTGAGACCAAAAACGAGATGGGAATGCACAGAAGAGGAATTTAACGGAAATGAAGAATTACAACAAGAAATGAATCTATCTTCTTTGACTTCAAAAATTTTATGGACAAGAGGATATAAAAGTATAGATGAAGCAAAACAGTTTTTGAATACAGATATATCTCAAACGCACGACCCGTTTTTAATGGATGGAATGCAGCAGGCTGTTGATAGAATAAGACAGGCTGTACAAAACGAGGAGAAAATTCTTGTATTCGGTGACTACGATGCAGATGGTGTTTCAAGCACGACTATTATGATCATGTTGTTAAAAGAATTAAAAGCTAATTTTGGGTGGTACATACCAAATAGATTTACAGAAGGATACGGACCGAACATTCCAGCACTGAAAACAGCAAGTGAAGAGGGAGCTTCACTAGTTATAACAGTAGACACTGGAATAGCAGCTGTGTCAGAAATAAGAGCAGCGACTGAAATGGGACTTGAGGTAATTGTTACGGACCATCACGAACCGCCGCCAGAACTGCCTGAAGCCTACTCTATTGTAAACCCTAAAAAGCCAGGATGTCAGTATCCATTTAAAGAACTTGCAGGAGCGGGAATTGCTTTAAAGGTAGCACATGCAGTATTGGGTTATTTCCCAAAACATATGCTTGATATATTTACTTTAGGCACCATCAGTGATCTAGTACCTTTACTAGATGAAAACAGAGCAATGGTGAAAACTGGTTTAAAAGAACTTACTTTTTCTCAAAAGCCGGGAATACAAGCATTAAAAAGTATTTGTGGTATTGACGGGGAAGACATTCAAGAAGACCACGTCGGATTTGCAATGGGACCGCGAATAAATGCGGCAGGAAGAATGGAAGCGGCAGATCCAGCAGTTCATTTACTTACTGCTCAAAACCTAGAAGAAGCCAAGGAATGGGCTCATGTGATAGATGAATTAAACAAAGAACGCCAACAGATAGTCAATGAAATGACAAAAGAAGCGATAGAAGAAGTAGAAACAAATTTTCCGCTAGACGAAAATAAAGTAATTGTTATTGGGAAAAAAGGATGGAACCCAGGGGTCATTGGCATCACCGCTTCAAGGTTAACAGAAAGGTTTTACCGCCCGGTCATTGTGTTAGCAATTGATGGAGAAACAGGGGAGGCAAAAGGTTCGGCCCGCAGTATTGAAGGTTTTGATATGTTTAAACAATTATCTAAAAACCGAGACCTGCTGCCGCATTTTGGAGGTCATCCCATGGCAGCAGGTCTTACGATGAGCATGCACGATATAGAAGAATTAAGAAGCCGGTTATGCAAACAAGCAGAAGAAGATGTAGAGGAAAGTGCTTTTATTCCAATGACCAAAATAGATCTGCCGATAGCTTTACAAGAAGTAACTGTTTCATCTTTAGAAGAAATGAGCAAACTTGCACCGTTTGGGGTAGGCAATCCTAAACCAATATTTATCATCAAAGATACAGAAATTACTTCTAAACGAAAAATAGGAAGTGAAAGAAATCATTTGAAAATGGAACTTGGCTGGGAAACGGTCCGTTTGGATTGTATAGGTTTTCGACTAGGACATTTAGAAGATGAATTAACAGAAAAAGCGACAGTTTCTGCTGTTGGAGAATTGTCTATTAATGAATGGAATGGCTTTCGAAAACCTCAATTATTTTTAAAGGATGTAGCTGTGAACACTTGGCAGTTATTCGATAAAAGAAAAAATAGAAAAAGTCTAGAAGAGCAAATAAACCAATTGCCAGATGAAGAAACGGCTGTATTAATCTTTCAAGATAGTACATATTCAACGTTATTGCCAATTTTGCAGAATAAGCAAGTACTATACAATACTAAGGAAAAAGAGGAGAAGATTTCAGCAGCTTACGTGGTGATTGCTGACATGCCTTCGTGTATGTCTGAATTAGCTGATCACTTAGCACGTGTTAATAATGTGGAACGGCTTTATGCTTTTTTTGAAGAGAAAAATGAACTTTACTTTCAACCTACCCCAACACGCGATGATTTTAAGTGGTATTATGCATTTTTAAAAAAACGGGAAACATTCGATGTGCAAAAACACGGGGATGAATTAGCCAGAAGAAAAGGATGGCTTTCTGCATCGGTTACTTTCATGACAGAAGTGTTTTTTGAACTTGATTTTGTTACAATGAACAATGGTGTTGTTACTATTAATAAATCACCATCTAAAAAAGATCTTACGAATTCTTTATATTATCAAAAACATATTCAAAAAAAACAAGCTGAACAAGAATTGTTATATTCTAGCTATAATGAATTGAAAGAGAAATTGGAGCCGTATATTTCGGATGTCTCTCTGAAAAATGATTTGAAGGAGAAGGTTGGCAATGGATTTTAA
- a CDS encoding adenine phosphoribosyltransferase has translation MDFKDYITVVENYPKEGIRFKDITTLMQNGKVYKKAINDMTAFASNQNIDVVVGPEARGFVVGCPIAYSLGKGFVPVRKKGKLPRETVDVEYGLEYGKDSLSIHKDAILPGQNVLITDDLLATGGTVNATVKLVEDLGGKVAGLAFMIELKYLNGRKNLDQYNIYSLVEFD, from the coding sequence ATGGATTTTAAAGATTATATCACTGTAGTAGAAAATTACCCTAAAGAAGGTATTCGATTTAAAGACATAACAACTTTAATGCAAAATGGAAAAGTCTATAAAAAAGCAATAAACGATATGACCGCTTTTGCTTCCAATCAAAATATAGATGTCGTTGTGGGACCGGAAGCTCGAGGTTTTGTAGTAGGCTGTCCGATTGCATACTCTCTTGGTAAAGGCTTTGTTCCTGTTCGTAAAAAAGGAAAACTTCCTAGAGAAACAGTTGATGTGGAATATGGTCTTGAATATGGAAAAGATAGTCTTTCAATCCACAAAGATGCTATCCTTCCCGGGCAGAATGTTTTGATTACAGATGACCTTCTTGCAACAGGTGGAACGGTAAATGCTACGGTAAAGTTAGTCGAAGACCTTGGCGGTAAAGTTGCTGGTCTGGCATTTATGATAGAATTAAAATACTTAAACGGTCGAAAAAATCTTGATCAGTATAATATTTACTCCCTTGTTGAATTTGATTAA
- the secF gene encoding protein translocase subunit SecF: MNFKTNKRVPFVKHRKKFFLFSLVFTLAGIILLSTAGLNLGIDFESGSKVEVLADETLTEEEVYEQFAEAGSGYEPDDVTLAGDNNEMAYASFIGTLDQAEIAEIQNYFVDQYDNEPSVSTVSPQVGQELAKNALISVLIASIGIIIYVSIRFQFLYGVASIVALLHDAFFIIVVFSIVQFEVNVPFIAAVLTIVGYSINDTIVTFDRIRENMNETEEIKTFDDLAEVVDVSLNQTLTRSINTVLTVVFAAVCIFLLGGEAIRSFSFALVIGLIAGTYSSLFLASQLWLVWKWKSLEREKNKPKKEDPEDLEPEV; the protein is encoded by the coding sequence ATGAACTTTAAGACAAATAAACGTGTTCCTTTTGTTAAACACCGTAAAAAGTTCTTTTTGTTTTCTCTCGTCTTTACACTGGCTGGAATTATTTTATTATCGACAGCAGGATTAAACCTCGGTATTGATTTTGAGAGCGGCTCAAAAGTAGAGGTATTGGCAGATGAAACATTGACAGAGGAAGAAGTTTATGAACAGTTTGCTGAAGCCGGAAGTGGATATGAGCCGGATGATGTAACGCTTGCCGGAGATAATAATGAAATGGCTTATGCGAGTTTTATTGGTACGTTAGATCAAGCGGAAATAGCAGAAATTCAAAATTATTTTGTTGATCAATATGACAATGAACCAAGTGTGAGTACGGTTTCTCCCCAGGTTGGTCAAGAATTAGCTAAAAATGCTCTCATATCTGTGCTTATTGCTTCAATAGGGATCATTATTTATGTGAGTATTCGTTTCCAATTTTTATATGGTGTAGCGTCGATCGTTGCTTTACTGCATGACGCCTTTTTTATCATTGTTGTGTTTTCTATTGTGCAATTTGAAGTCAATGTACCATTTATTGCGGCGGTGTTAACAATTGTAGGTTATTCTATCAACGATACAATAGTTACGTTTGACCGCATTAGAGAAAATATGAACGAAACAGAAGAAATAAAAACCTTTGATGATTTGGCCGAAGTCGTAGATGTGAGTTTGAATCAAACATTGACAAGGTCTATCAACACAGTGTTAACTGTTGTATTTGCTGCTGTTTGTATATTTCTTCTCGGCGGGGAAGCTATTCGATCCTTTTCTTTTGCTTTAGTTATAGGGTTGATAGCAGGTACCTATTCTTCATTGTTTTTAGCTTCTCAGTTATGGCTCGTTTGGAAATGGAAAAGCTTAGAACGTGAGAAGAACAAGCCGAAAAAAGAAGATCCAGAGGATTTAGAGCCTGAAGTATAG